ATGACCGGGAATCGTCAAGGAGGCGACATGACCGACGACGGCCTTGTGCCGCCCGGCACGTCGAGCCTGGAGGCGTGGATCTGCCGGCTCTTCCGGCTGGCGGGACCTTGCGCCAGCGGTGAGGCGGCCACGCCGGACACGACGGCATCGACGTGCCGGGTCGGGATGTAGGCGTCGTCACCGCGGCGCAGGGCCCCTGCCATGATCGAGAGCGCGCCCGAGGACGGAGCCGAGATCACCCGGGTCGGCCATGCAGGAGTACGGCCGGCGGTTCGCCGGCTGGATGCTGCAGGTAGGCGCCACGGAAGACGCCATCGAGCCCTAGATCGAAAATCTCGACTTGCCCGGTATCCGTTCGCAGGCAGCGCCCCCGCCGTAAAGTCCGCTAATCACGGACGGTGAGACCCATGGAGCGGGCCGTGCCCGCGACGATCTTCTCGGCCTGATCCAGGTCGACGGTGTTGAGGTCGGGGAGCTTGGCCTGGGCGACCTCGCGGAGCTGGGCACGGGTGATCCGACCGCCGCTCTGGTGGCCTGGACGCGGGCTGCCGCCGTCGAGTCCGGCGATGCGGCGGATCAGCGAGGCGGTGCGTTCGACGAGCACGACCCGCGGAGCCCACGATCGCGTACGGCTGGATCGAGGCCACGTTGCGTGACTTGTCGAGCACGTGAGGTCGCATCTTGTGGGCAGATGAAGCGTGCCGCCATATTCGCACTCCTGGTGGCCGCGTCCGTCTTCATGCCGATCCTCGTGGGCGCCCCTTCTCGTGGGACCTTGCGGAGGTCGTCTCCCGATAAACTGGGCGGGTGATCGTGCTCGCCTCAGCCTCGCCCGCCCGCCTTGCCCTCCTCCGCAGCGCCGGGCTCGATCCCAAGGTGATCGTCAGCGGGGTGGACGAAGCGGCCGTCACCGCGATCCTGCCGTCCGACCTGGCATTGAAGCTGGCCGTCGCCAAGGCCACCGCCGTCGCCGAGGGCCTCAACGAGGGGCTCGTCATCGGGTGCGACTCAATACTCGAACTCGACGGCAGGCCGTACGGCAAGCCGGCCAACGGCGAGGAGGCGCTGACCCGCTGGCGGATGATGCGCGGCAGGACCGGCAGGCTGCTGACGGGCCACTGCGTGATCGACGCGGCCACGGGCAAGCGGGCCGCCGAGGTGGGCTCCACAGTGGTGCGGTTCGGCATGCCGTCCGAGCGGGAGATGGCCGCCTACGTCGCCAGCGGCGAGCCGCTCAACGTGGCGGGCGCCTTCACGCTCGACGGCCTCGGCGGATGGTTCGTCGAGGGCATCGAGGGCGACCACGGGAACGTCCTGGGCATCTCTTTGCCGCTGGTTCGCTCGTTGTTCGACGAACTCGGTTACGCGGTGACCGACTTCTGGCGCTAGTTTCTCCCCATGCGATCATTGCGGGAGTTCGCCGGTGGCATCGGATTCTTCTTCCAGGGCCTCGGCTGGGTGGCACGAAACGGCCGATGGTGGGCATTCGGCCTGATTCCCGCTCTCATCGCATTCGCCGTCTACGTCGCGGCCCTCATTTATCTGGGCAACAACGCCAGCGGCATCGCCGACTTCCTCACGCCTTTCGCTGACGGATGGTCCGAGGGCTGGCGCGACTTCTTCAGGGGCGCGCTGGGGGTGCTGCTGTTCATCGGAGGGCTGGCGCTGGCCGTGCTGACCTTCACGGCGCTGACGCTGACGATCGGCGATCCCTTCTACGAGAAGCTGTCGGAGAAGGTCGACCCGCTGGACGGGCCCGACGACACCCCGTGGTGGCGATCGATCCCCAGGTCGCTGCGCGACAGCCTGGTGACGCTGCTCTATGTGCTGTTGTTCACGATCCCGCTGTTCTTCCTCGGGTTCGTGCCGGTGATCGGGCAGACGGTGGTCCCCGTGCTCGGCGCCCTCGTCTCCGGTTTCTTCCTGACGGTCGAACTGACGTCCCTCGCGATGGAACGGCGCGGCATGCGGCGGCGCGACCGCTTCGCCGTACTGCGCGGCAACAAGGCCCCGGCGCTGGGATTCGGGGTGCTGGTCTTCCTGCTGTTCCTGGTGCCGTTCGTGGCGGTCATCGCGATGCCGGCCGCTGTGGCGGGAGCCACCCTCTTGGTCCGCTCGCGCCTCATCCCCGCACCTTCCGCGACGCCTGACCATCCGCCCGCGTAGCCTTCGCCCACTCCCGGGCTGTCTCCCACCCCGCCTTCGCCTGTCCCCCCGGCCTTCGCCCGTCGCCCTGGCTGTATCCCCCCTGGGCCTTCGCGCTGTCTCCCCCGGGCCGTCCTCTGGCCGTCTCCCATCCCGGCTCGCCTTTCGACTCATCCACAGGCCCACCTCAGCGGCGTCCCCCATCCACAGAACTCCGCTCGCCCGAAACATCCACCCCACCCGCCGGGCACCCTCATGCCCCATGAGCACCGACCTCACCGAACCCACCCTCACTCTGTCCACCCCCGCCGACATCCTGGCCGCGGTGCCGTACATCGTCGGATTCCACCCCACCGACAGCCTGGTCGTGATCGGGCTGTCCGGCGGGGTCGGCCAGGGAGAGATGCGGGTCTGCGCGCGCTGGAACCTCCCGCTCCATCCCGGAACCCTGCGCCCGCTCGGCGCGCTGTTCGCCAGAGAGTCGATCACCCACCTCGTCGCCGTCGGCTACGGCGCAGGTCCTCACGTCACCCCGGCCGTAGACGAGGTCATGAACATCGCCACGTGGTGTGGCGTCACGCCCTGCGAGGTCCTGCGCGCTCATGAGGGCCGCTACTGGTCCTACGTGTGCGACCTGACCGACTGCTGTCCACCGGACGGCACGCCGTACGACACCTCCGTCAGCCAGATAGCCGCCGAGGCCACAGTCCAGGGCCTGGTCGCCCTGCCCGACCGCACGACCCTCGAGGCCACCATCGCCCCGCTCTCGGGCCCGGTCCGCCTGTCGATGCGCCAGGCCACCACCGAGGCCGTCACCGCCTTCCGCACCGGATTGGCCGCCGCCCCCGACGCCGGCCACTTCGCCCAGCGGTTCGTCGCCGACGGTTTGACCAGGGTCCGCTCAGCCATCGCCACGTCGACATCCGGAGGCAGGATCGACGACAGGGAGGCCGCCCGCCTGGGCCTCGACCTGTCCGTGATCCGCGTCCGCGACGAGGCCTGGACCCTCCTCGACGACGCCGGCCAGGCCGCCCACCTGGCCCTCTGGAAGGACCTCACCCGCCGCCTGGAACCCCGCTTCGTGCCTCCCGCGGCGGCCCTCCTCGCCATGTCGGCCTGGCGCGGGGGCGACTGCGTCCTCGCGACCATCGCCCTGGAGCGAGCCCTGGCCATCAACCCCGACTACTCCATGGCGAACCTGCTCATGCACGCCCTCCAGCACCTGCTCTCACCCAAGCTGCTACGCGACCGCATGCCCAGCCCCGCCGAACTCGACTCCGCCATGGGCACTCCCCACGCAGGCTGGCTCCTCCCCCTCATCGCCATCCTCGACGAAAGAGACGAACCCTCGGCTTGACGGGCTCACCGCTGCCAGCCCGCGCGATGTGCGGCTCCCATAGCGAGGAAGGGGGGACGCCACGGCGTGGAGTCGCGTCGCACCCAGTCGACTGCCGGGGTCGCGCGGGCGGGTGGTGAGAGGTCATGTGGCGGAGATCGTGCGGCTGGGCATCCTTGGGTGCCCAGG
This window of the Nonomuraea africana genome carries:
- a CDS encoding Maf family protein, which encodes MIVLASASPARLALLRSAGLDPKVIVSGVDEAAVTAILPSDLALKLAVAKATAVAEGLNEGLVIGCDSILELDGRPYGKPANGEEALTRWRMMRGRTGRLLTGHCVIDAATGKRAAEVGSTVVRFGMPSEREMAAYVASGEPLNVAGAFTLDGLGGWFVEGIEGDHGNVLGISLPLVRSLFDELGYAVTDFWR
- a CDS encoding EI24 domain-containing protein, with the protein product MRSLREFAGGIGFFFQGLGWVARNGRWWAFGLIPALIAFAVYVAALIYLGNNASGIADFLTPFADGWSEGWRDFFRGALGVLLFIGGLALAVLTFTALTLTIGDPFYEKLSEKVDPLDGPDDTPWWRSIPRSLRDSLVTLLYVLLFTIPLFFLGFVPVIGQTVVPVLGALVSGFFLTVELTSLAMERRGMRRRDRFAVLRGNKAPALGFGVLVFLLFLVPFVAVIAMPAAVAGATLLVRSRLIPAPSATPDHPPA
- a CDS encoding DUF4192 domain-containing protein: MSTDLTEPTLTLSTPADILAAVPYIVGFHPTDSLVVIGLSGGVGQGEMRVCARWNLPLHPGTLRPLGALFARESITHLVAVGYGAGPHVTPAVDEVMNIATWCGVTPCEVLRAHEGRYWSYVCDLTDCCPPDGTPYDTSVSQIAAEATVQGLVALPDRTTLEATIAPLSGPVRLSMRQATTEAVTAFRTGLAAAPDAGHFAQRFVADGLTRVRSAIATSTSGGRIDDREAARLGLDLSVIRVRDEAWTLLDDAGQAAHLALWKDLTRRLEPRFVPPAAALLAMSAWRGGDCVLATIALERALAINPDYSMANLLMHALQHLLSPKLLRDRMPSPAELDSAMGTPHAGWLLPLIAILDERDEPSA